In Camarhynchus parvulus chromosome Z, STF_HiC, whole genome shotgun sequence, a genomic segment contains:
- the LOC115915569 gene encoding acrosin-like codes for MILLCILILLALCGPAHGTCGQTCGLRPMGSTLSSTRVVGGSDVMPGTGAWAGIASIRCYWNPPVSVHVCGGTLINSHWLLSAAHCFVNRTNPLSEWAVVFGATSLAQTGPDVEVRRIKRLIIHEEYVPHLEFNDMALVELDRPVRCRSNIQTACLPGPSVKLSEMKNCYVAGWGDRIVKSSGRDILQQAKVQYVNNQICNSSEWLDGYIYDFNVCAGQGGIGTCQGDSGGPLVCEEKRAGFFWQIGVTSWGIGCARPKRPSVFMSTQYYYNWIWKMMGRKPVTPTVTPAPGPVPTYTAAPQPTVTQPTQPCPFPREKLKQFFIMLKDLLQYLKGKLF; via the exons ACAGACCTGTGGTCTCCGGCCCATGGGTAGTACTCTCAGCTCCACACGCGTTGTGGGTGGCTCAGATGTCATGCCAGGGACTGGGGCCTGGGCAGGAATTGCCAGTATCCGTTGCTACTGGAACCCACCTGTGTCCGTGCATGTCTGCGGAGGGACCCTCATCAACTCACACTGGCTCCTCTCAGCTGCCCACTGCTTTGTCAACAGGACCAA CCCCCTCAGCGAGTGGGCCGTCGTGTTTGGGGCCACCTCGTTGGCCCAAACAGGCCCTGATGTGGAAGTGCGCCGGATTAAGCGACTGATCATTCACGAAGAATACGTCCCTCATCTTGAGTTCAATGACATGGCCTTGGTGGAATTGGACAGGCCAGTCCGGTGCAGGTCCAACATTCAGACCGCCTGCCTGCCTGGACCTTCGGTGAAATTGTCAGAGATGAAAAACTGCTACGTTGCTGGCTGGGGTGACAGAATTGTAAAAT CATCAGGTAGAGATATCCTGCAGCAGGCCAAGGTTCAATATGTCAATAACCAGATATGCAACAGTAGCGAGTGGCTCGATGGGTACATCTACGACTTCAACGTGTGCGCTGGGCAGGGCGGTATTGGCACCTGCCAG GGTGACAGTGGGGGGCCTCTTGTCTGCGAAGAGAAGCGCGCTGGTTTCTTCTGGCAAATTGGTGTGACCAGCTGGGGAATAGGCTGTGCCAGACCCAAACGGCCTTCAGTCTTCATGTCCACTCAGTACTACTACAACTGGATCTGGAAAATGATGGGAAGGAAGCCAGTTACTCCAACAGTTACTCCAGCGCCAGGACCAGTGCCAACCTACACCGCAGCCCCCCAGCCGACAGTTACACAGCCAACGCAACCCTGTCCATTTCCACGTGAAAAGCTGAAGCAATTCTTTATTATGCTGAAGGATCTCTTGCAGTACCTAAAGGGAAAACTGTTCTGA